The nucleotide sequence GGCAGTTTTTTTATATCCCTTTCCCTTGAATTACACTCCACGCTTAGGCAAACCCAGGGAAAGGGTTCTATTTCTAGAAGTACGGATTTTGAATGAAGGTTAATCGCTTTCAAATGCGACAAACTGCTACTATTAACACTCATAAGCCAGACTTATTAGACGTATCAGCAAAGCTAGACTAACAATACTTTACAAAACTCAATTATTTCTCTAATGTTAAGGACATGAGCGGAAAAACCTGTTCAATACTTACCTTCAACCTACTAAATCGCAATCATTACCATGACAACAACCTTACAACAACGCGAAAGTGCATCCCTGTGGGATCGCTTTTGTAGCTGGGTCACCTCCACCGACAACCGCCTCTACGTAGGCTGGTTCGGCGTTTTGA is from Timaviella obliquedivisa GSE-PSE-MK23-08B and encodes:
- a CDS encoding photosystem II q(b) protein, giving the protein MTTTLQQRESASLWDRFCSWVTSTDNRLYVGWFGVL